CCAAACACGCCTTCGCCCATTTCGGCTACGTTGAGGTAGAGTTCTAAAATGCGCTGCTTGCTGTACAGCGTTTCTATCATAAACGTGAAATACACTTCGAGGCCCTTGCGTACCCAACTGCGGCCCTGCCACAAAAACACGTTTTTGGCTACCTGCTGGCTAATGGTGCTACCACCTCTGATGCGGCCAGGTTTCTTTTTGTTGTAGGCCAATGCCTTTTCAATGCTCTTCCAGTCGAAACCGCTGTGGTCGGGAAACAACTGGTCTTCGGCAGCCATTACCGCCAGCTTCGCATTGGGGCTAATGGCATCGTACGACACCCAGTCTTTGCTGAGGCCGTGGCCACCGAGCAAGCTGCCTATTTGCGTTAGTGTAACGGGTGGCGGAAATACCCAGATATAGAGAATGTACACAAACTGTGCTATCACCAATACAAGCACGGTACGTTTCAGCCGTTTCCAAAATTTTTTCATGGCTGGAAAAATAAGGCACAAGAACCAATTGCTGTGTAGCGGCATTTACTCTACCACCGAAAGACGGTAGTTTTTGCCCAGCGTATAGCTGCTTTTTTTGAGTTTGGCAATGGTGTAGCCAACTGCTGCGGTACCAAGGCCACCAATGATGTTGGCAATATTGTCTTTGCCAAAGGGTGGATCTTTTCCCGAACGGTATTCACCAAATTAAGCGCCGTGTAGCCAAGCCCACCTGTCATGAGTACGCCTTCAAACCAGCGGTTTCTTTTGCGGGGCAATGCGCCCACATTGGCCATACTAAAAGCTATGGGGTAACGGCCTGCTGTATCCATGCGAAATGTGC
The Phnomibacter ginsenosidimutans genome window above contains:
- the mtgA gene encoding monofunctional biosynthetic peptidoglycan transglycosylase, yielding MKKFWKRLKRTVLVLVIAQFVYILYIWVFPPPVTLTQIGSLLGGHGLSKDWVSYDAISPNAKLAVMAAEDQLFPDHSGFDWKSIEKALAYNKKKPGRIRGGSTISQQVAKNVFLWQGRSWVRKGLEVYFTFMIETLYSKQRILELYLNVAEMGEGVFGIEAAAQRYYGKPASALTRQQAAQIAACLRNPKLYTVKPLSKFVSRHSGWVLRQMSNIDGDPDIQRVIAASK